GCCGCGTTCGGGACGTCGAGGCTCGAGGGACACCGTTTTTCACCGCCCGTCGCTAGAGACCTGGTATGAGCAGCGCACGCAAGCCCGACTGGCTCAAGATGCGGCCGCCGTCGGGTCGGGAGTTCACCGACATCCGGGAGACGCTGCGCGAGCGAAACCTCCACACGGTTTGCGAGGAGGCGAACTGCCCGAACCTCGGCGAGTGCTGGTCGGGCGGCGCCGGAACGGGCGATGGGGAGGGCGGCACGGCCACGTTCATGCTGATGGGCGATCGCTGCTCTCGAGCCTGCAACTTCTGTGACGTCGAGACGGGTGGGATGGAGTCGCTCGATCCCGACGAGCCGGAAAACGTCGCCGAGGCGATCGCCGAAATCGGGCTGGATTACGTCGTCCTGACCTCGGTCGATCGCGACGACCTGCCCGATCAGGGGGCCGGTCACTTCGCGGAGACGATCCGTGAGATCAAGGAGCGCCATCCGGGCATCCTCGTCGAGGTCTTGATACCCGACTTCCAGGGTGAGGAGCGTCTCGTTCGGAAGATCATCGACGCCGATCCGGACGTGATCG
This genomic window from Haloterrigena salifodinae contains:
- the lipA gene encoding lipoyl synthase, producing the protein MSSARKPDWLKMRPPSGREFTDIRETLRERNLHTVCEEANCPNLGECWSGGAGTGDGEGGTATFMLMGDRCSRACNFCDVETGGMESLDPDEPENVAEAIAEIGLDYVVLTSVDRDDLPDQGAGHFAETIREIKERHPGILVEVLIPDFQGEERLVRKIIDADPDVIAHNVETVERLQFPVRDRRAGYEQSLGVLEQVDRESDIYTKTSVMLGHGEYDHEVYQTLADCRERGVDVVTLGQYLRPSMDHLEVQRYDHPDKYDTWRRVAEEELGFLYCASGPMVRSSYKAGELFVDAVLREGKSVEEARADARRDEQTPAAE